The following coding sequences lie in one Spinacia oleracea cultivar Varoflay chromosome 1, BTI_SOV_V1, whole genome shotgun sequence genomic window:
- the LOC130465928 gene encoding uncharacterized protein isoform X1: MMNKSPYCKQLQLNQQFRFKKMNRKSWTYQLRIKNLKDGRKNKRALKGRCAPEQSNRKKKCRSRAKKKTEEKKEEMKVDSLRFPTVTTHSNELGASSSGTKPIIEENEDRELEIAIQLAVANSLENIDSKDGSKKENKDEKSDTKEREEVLVETDNEETDDEHKEHNENIEREIPRSAPVWENVKK; encoded by the exons ATGATGAACAAGAGCCCGTATTGCAAACAACTTCAACTGAATCAACAATTTCGATTCAAAA aaatgaATCGGAAAAGTTGGACATATCAACTAAGAATAAAGAATCTGAAAGAtggaagaaaaaacaaaagagccttAAAAGGTCGATGTGCCCCAGAACAatcaaacagaaaaaaaaaatgccgAAGCagagccaaaaaaaaaacagaggaaaaGAAGGAAGAGATGAAAGTTGATTCATTGAGGTTTCCAACTGTTACAACTCATTCAAATGAGTTAGGAGCATCATCTTCGGGAACAAAACCAATTATTGAAGAAAACGAAGATCGTGAGTTAGAAATCGCAATACAATTGGCCGTTGCCAACTCATTGGAAAACATTGATTCAAA GGATGGATCCAAGAAAGAAAACAAGGATGAAAAGTCAGATACAAAAGAACGGGAAGAAGTCCTTGTGGAAACTGATAATGAAGAAACAGATGATGAACATAAGGAACATAATGAAAACATTGAGAGAGAAATACCGAGATCAGCTCCAGT GTGGGAGAATGTAAAGAAATGA
- the LOC130465928 gene encoding uncharacterized protein isoform X2 produces MEKKDYGEEEDDAEGDENEETNDDEDENTERDEDENAENKSENLKSPSRQKVNEQDENINRDEIVATAPRKMKRKSVAAKTKLQPVRRVEKIIEYEAEDPMEKDNEETDDDILLSQFKVARTQPPKKRTKKEKNATTKKEDEKDDKGLAKKEKGVVQKKAAKALGTRTPT; encoded by the exons ATGGAGAAAAAGGATTATGGGGAAGAGGAAGATGATGCAGAAGGTGATGAAAATGAAGAAACtaatgatgatgaagatgaaaACACAGAAAGGGATGAGGATGAGAATGCTGAGAATAAATCTGAAAACCTCAAATCACCTTCTAG GCAGAAAGTTAATGAACAAGATGAAAACATTAACAGAGATGAAATTGTTGCAACTGCTccaagaaaaatgaaaagaaaaagcgTGGCAGCAAAGACAAAGTTGCAACCAGTTCGACGAGTGGAAAAAATAATTGAATATGAAGCAGAAGATCCAATGGAAAAAGACAATGAAGAAACAGATGATGATATACTGCTTAGTCAATTCAAAGTTGCAAGGACACAACCAccaaagaaaagaacaaaaaaggaGAAGAATGCAACAACGAAAAAGGAAGACGAAAAGGATGACAAAGGACttgcaaaaaaggaaaaaggagtGGTACAGAAGAaggcagccaaggccttgggaaCAAGAACACCAACCTGA